One window of the Lepidochelys kempii isolate rLepKem1 chromosome 23, rLepKem1.hap2, whole genome shotgun sequence genome contains the following:
- the C5AR1 gene encoding LOW QUALITY PROTEIN: C5a anaphylatoxin chemotactic receptor 1 (The sequence of the model RefSeq protein was modified relative to this genomic sequence to represent the inferred CDS: deleted 1 base in 1 codon) codes for MLAAQFLAPRLLFSNGQPLFVAAAQQVLSCLCTGYRAWCRMNATELYVDYPDWNSNFTAPDFDLPTPLPFQLTPVLWASLVLYSLVFLLGVPGNAAVIWVTGFGMKRTVNTVWFLNLAVADLLCCLALPFLAVPVARDNRWELGDFACKLLPSLAILNMFASVLLLTAISLDRCALVTRPVWCQNHRTTRLAWGLSGAAWLLALLMTLPTFIFRTTHAKAFSDKVMCVLEYTRVSGYQTAVEVTVATFRFAAGFLVPFVVIATCYGLVLARVHRSRFTHSRKTIKVVLVVIIGFFVCWLPYHVVGLILAAHKPSTSLFKGAFESDPLIVGLAYVNSCLNPVIYVIMGQDFKDRFQRSLKSILRNVLSEDSLHSVADSRRKTRSTLETKSTMEDRSIGV; via the exons ATGCTGGCAGCTCAATTCCTGGCA CCACGTCTTCTCTTCTCTAATGGGCAACCATTATTCGTCGCTGCAGCACAACAAGTCTTGAGCTGCCTCTGCACAG GATACAGAGCCTGGTGCAGAATGAATGCCACCGAGCTGTATGTTGACTATCCTGACTGGAACAGTAACTTCACTGCGCCCGACTTCGACCTGCCGACTCCGCTGCCTTTCCAGCTGACCCCCGTCCTGTGGGCCTCTCTGGTTCTCTACTCCCTCGTCTTCCTGCTGGGCGTGCCGGGGAACGCGGCTGTCATCTGGGTGACGGGCTTCGGGATGAAACGCACGGTGAACACCGTCTGGTTCCTCAACCTGGCGGTGGCCGACCTCCTCTGCTGCCTGGCGCTGCCCTTCCTGGCCGTGCCCGTGGCCCGCGACAACCGCTGGGAGCTGGGTGACTTCGCCTGCAAGCTGCTCCCATCCCTCGCCATCCTGAACATGTTTGCCAGCGTCCTGCTCCTGACGGCCATCAGCCTGGACCGCTGCGCCCTGGTGACCAGGCCTGTCTGGTGCCAGAACCACCGCACGACCCGACTGGCCTGGGGCCTGAGCGGGGCAGCCTGGCTCCTGGCTCTGCTCATGACCCTCCCAACCTTCATCTTCCGGACGACGCACGCCAAGGCGTTCTCAGACAAAGTGATGTGTGTCTTGGAGTACACTCGCGTGTCCGGTTACCAGACCGCCGTCGAGGTGACCGTCGCTACCTTCCGCTTCGCCGCCGGCTTCCTGGTCCCCTTCGTGGTGATCGCCACCTGCTACGGCCTGGTCCTGGCCCGTGTCCACAGGAGCCGTTTCACCCACTCGCGCAAGACCATTAAGGTCGTTCTTGTGGTGATCATCGGCTTCTTCGTGTGCTGGCTCCCCTACCACGTGGTGGGGCTGATCTTGGCCGCCCACAAGCCCAGCACGAGCCTGTTCAAAGGCGCCTTTGAGTCCGACCCCCTGATTGTGGGCCTGGCCTACGTCAACAGCTGCCTCAACCCCGTCATCTACGTCATCATGGGCCAGGACTTCAAAGACCGGTTCCAGCGCTCACTGAAGTCCATCCTCCGCAACGTGCTGAGCGAGGATTCACTCCACTCCGTGGCTGACAGCAGGAGGAAGACCAGATCCACGCTGGAGACCAAGTCCACAATGGAGGACCGGAGCATCGGGGTTTGA
- the INAFM1 gene encoding putative transmembrane protein INAFM1 → MKQREGDGPGQPVPPSYAGDRPRGGGKLLLGGGRAPPRWLRVATVCAYFLCVSLAALLLVIYYGLVWAPRGPGAENGTAPGPQAPRLCNLSGPGQRLQAAAAAPGGGPRPAQGERRGQQGPAGRTGWRGRDWTH, encoded by the coding sequence ATGAAGCAGCGGGAGGGAGACGGGCCCGGGCAGCCGGTGCCCCCCAGCTACGCCGGGGATCGGCCGCGGGGGGGCgggaagctgctgctgggggggggccgggcccccCCGCGCTGGCTGCGCGTCGCCACCGTCTGCGCCTATTTCCTCTGCGTCTCGCTGGCCGCGCTGCTCCTGGTGATTTACTACGGGCTGGTGTGGGCGCCGCGGGGCCCCGGCGCGGAGAACGGCACCGCGCCCGGCCCGCAGGCCCCGCGGCTCTGCAACCTCAGCGGGCCCGGGCAGCGGctgcaggcggcggcggcggccccggGGGGCGGCCCGCGGCCCGCGCAGGGGGAGAGGCGAGGGCAGCAGGGCCCCGCGGGGCGCACGGGCTGGAGAGGCCGCGACTGGACCCACTGA
- the CCDC9 gene encoding LOW QUALITY PROTEIN: coiled-coil domain-containing protein 9 (The sequence of the model RefSeq protein was modified relative to this genomic sequence to represent the inferred CDS: deleted 1 base in 1 codon): MSATLDLKSKEEKDAELDKRIEALRKKNEALIKRYQEIEEDRKKAEQEGIAVTGLRRPRHSEGEPERKRADKDLSITVQVLLSPGEKRVVSDRKSPGAPKASRGPGPRGVGRVGPYPSSRSPRAEQPDLSVWEGAGGGGGDGPSLGGRGRRPRGRGAAGAVTAAGEGGPDRKSKEWEERRRQNIEKMNEEMEKIAEYERNQRDGLQEKNPVRNFLDDPRRSGSFQEADRKEGSRRHVRNWGGADFDKVKTGMEREKEWHTPGRRPGPKSGGPLDMTLSMTGRERAEYVRWKKEREQIDQERLARHRKPTGQWCREWDAEKTDTMFKEGCGIAPEPDPGARRDENKRPPRPPTFGEFLSEHRAERRRKGRGRPAPTKPYSMHDNRWEEKDEGPVAKELDPRREEPQQTEGLAPQLPPEPQQPPDEDEDQWEDVSEEDDDEGHLSSLGEEEEVPPVGAPKAPRAPKVGRGPAPKLDMPPPGAHGGQGKALSPFSPAEGYQPVSDWGEEMELNSPRGSVGDSTPQGPGPAPQAQGAGPPGEAAGPSPPAAEPGAWGTAEPVETGRQEEPARAGGSMMLAAPGSTERRELATPAAGSPEELGVPAMQGAAETLSQPEPEPEPALGVVQIPGVEPDNGEP; this comes from the exons CTTGCGCCGGCCGCGCCACTCCGAGGGGGAGCCCGAGAGGAAGCGGGCGGACAAGGACCTCTCCATCACTGTCCAGGTCTTGCTGTCCCCTGGG GAGAAGCGTGTGGTCAGCGACAGGAAGTCCCCCGGCGCGCCCAAGGCCAGCCGTGGCCCCGGTCCCCGGGGTGTGGGGCGGGTCGGCCCGTACCCCTCCAGCCGGTCGCCGCGGGCGGAGCAGCCTGACCTGTCCgtctgggaaggggcaggaggcgGCGGAGGGGATGGGCCATCTCTGGGCGGGCGAGGGCGCAGGCCGCGGGGCCGAGGAGCGGCCGGCGCGGTCACGGCGGCAGGAGAAGGAGGCCCTGACAGGAAATCCAAG GAGTGGGAGGAGCGAAGGCGGCAGAATATCGAGAAGATGAacgaggagatggagaagattgCGGAGTATGAGCGGAACCAGCGG GACGGGCTGCAGGAGAAGAACCCGGTGCGAAATTTCCTGGATGACCCACGGCGCAGCGGCTCCTTCCAGGAGGCCGACCGCAAGGAGGGGAGCCGGCGGCACGTCCGCAACTGG GGGGGGGCCGACTTTGACAAGGTCAAGACTGGCATGGAGCGGGAGAAGGAGTGGCACACCCCG GGCCGCCGGCCAGGCCCCAAGAGCGGGGGGCCGCTGGACATGACGCTGTCCATGACGGGCCGGGAGCGGGCTGAGTACGTGCGCTGGAAGAAGGAGCGGGAGCAGATAGACCAGGAGCGGCTGGCCCGGCATCGCAAGCCCACGGGCCAGTGGTGCCGGGAGTGGGACGCCGAGAAGACGGACACCAT GTTTAAGGAGGGTTGTGGCATAGCACCAGAACCGGACCCAGGCGCCAGGCGTG ACGAGAACAAGCGCCCCCCCAGGCCGCCCACCTTCGGGGAGTTCCTGTCCGAGCACCGGGCCGAGCGCAGGAGGAAGGGCCGGGGCCGACCCGCGCCCACCAAGCCCTACAG CATGCATGACAACCGGTGGGAGGAGAAGGACGAGGGGCCGGTGGCCAAGGAGCTCGACCCCCGCCGCGAGGAGCCGCAG CAGACGGAGGGACTggccccccagctgccccctgagccccagcagcccCCCGATGAGGATGAGGATCAGTGGGAGGATGTCAGTGAGGAGGATGACGATGAAGGCCATCTCAGCTCGTtgggcgaggaggaggaggtgccccCCGTGGGAGCCCCGAAAGCCCCGCGGGCTCCGAAGGTTGGGCGGGGCCCAGCCCCCAAGTTGGACATGCCACCACCTGGAGCCCATGGAGGACAGGGCAAAGCCCTcagccccttctccccagctGAGGGCTACCAGCCTGTCTCAGACTGGGGCGAGGAGATGGAGCTGAACTCGCCCCGGGGCAGTGTGGGGGACAGCACCCCGcagggccccggccccgccccccaggcacagggggcagggccccCTGGAGAGGCTGCAG GGCCGAGCCCCCCAGCTGCGGAGCCGGGTGCGTGGGGCACGGCTGAGCCCGTGGAGACTGGACGGCAGGAGGAGCCGGCTCGGGCAGGGGGATCGATGATGCTAGCAGCCCCTGGCAGCACGGAGAGGCGGGAGCTGGCCACCCCcgcagctgggagccctgaggAGCTGGGGGTTCCTGCGATGcaag GAGCCGCGGAGACCCTGAGccagccggagccggagccggagccagcACTGGGTGTGGTGCAAATCCCAGGCGTGGAGCCG GATAATGGAGAGCCCTGA